One region of Streptomyces davaonensis JCM 4913 genomic DNA includes:
- the pulA gene encoding pullulanase-type alpha-1,6-glucosidase — translation MIPRWPASPRRRTAQAGRVAAVTVTALAAALVQPLAARAGTPPAPPSDARLAAEPARHDVTREQFYFVLPDRFANGDTGNDKGGLTGSRLSTGYDPTDKGFYQGGDLKGLTKKLDYIKGLGTTSIWMAPIFKNQPVQGTGANASAGYHGYWITDFTQVDPHFGTNQDLENLIAKAHAKGMKVYFDVITNHTADVVDYEEKSYDYLAKGAFPYLTKDGEPFDDADYAGTGDFPEVDADSFPRTPKAAKNNKVPSWLNDPTMYHNRGDSTFAGESALHGDFSGLDDLWTERPEVVSGMEKIYQRWVRDFDIDGFRIDTVKHVNMEFWTQWATALDSYAAQQGRDDFFMFGEVYSADPDITSPYVTQGRLDATLDFPFQEAARQYASQGGSAQRLASVFGADYKYTTGKANAYEQVTFLGNHDMGRIGYFLNQDDKDATDAELLKKAKLANELMFLNRGNPVVYYGDEQGFTGSGGDKDARQTLFASKTADYLADDQIGTDRTHAEDAYDTSAPLYKQISALAKLRKAHPALTDGVQTERYAADGAGVYAVSRTDAKTGTEYVVAFNNADDAKTATFATGSANMAFRGIYGTDTADTTVTSDADKKLTVTVPAGSAVVLKATGRLGAPAAKPTLTLKAPATGATGTVEIGADVDGGQLNRVVFAAQTGDGKWRTLGSADHAPYKVTQVIGKDVPAGTALRYKAVVIDSAGRTASATAASTTGTPPAEEIPTASSRDYAIVHYKRADGDYTNWGLYAWGDLAEGESTNWPDSHPFIGRDAYGAFAYVKLKPGASSIGYLVIDKDGNKDVSADRTIDVTKHGEIWIEQGKEAVQTERPEYPAQDKTKAVLHYHRADGNYDGWGLHTWTGAANPTEWSNPLKPVKTDAYGAVFEVPLTDGATSLSYILHKGDEKDLPADQSLDLKANGHEVWLVSGQEKYLLPQPAGSAAALDLTTSKAVWIDRNTVAWNGSEAAASTQLLYSGTGSIAVKDGALTGDDQQWLRLSKSTLSDAQKAKFPHLKAYTAWTVDPRDRDRVREALRGQVVASQRAANGAVLTATGVQIAGVLDDLYDATQADLGPTFSKGRPTLSVWAPTAQSVKLEIGDSTVAMKRNATTGVWSVTGPTTWKNKPYRYVVKVWAPSVRQIVTNKVTDPYSLALTADSARSLVVDLGDKSLAPAGWSTYTKPKAVPLKDAQIQELHVRDFSVEDRTASDRGTYRAFTDKLSDGSKHLRKLAEAGTSYVHLLPAFDIATIPELRKDQATADCDLASYPADSEEQQACVAKIAAKDAYNWGYDPYHYTVPEGSYSTDPDGTTRNVEFRQMVKALNEDGLRVVMDVVYNHTAAGGQAQTSVLDRIVPGYYQRLLADGSVANSTCCANTATENAMMGKLVVDSIVTWAKEYKVDGFRFDLMGHHPKENILAVRKALDALTLEKDGVDGKKIILYGEGWNFGEIADDARFVQATQKNMAGTGVATFSDRARDAVRGGGPFDEDPGIQGFASGLYTEPNSSKNNGTTAEQKARLLHYQDLIKVGLSGNLAGYRFTDTSGKEVKGAEVDYNGQPAGYADAPGDALAYADAHDNESLFDALAFKLPATTSADDRARMQVLAMATATLSQGPALSQAGTDLLRSKSLDRNSYDSGDWFNAIHWNCADGNGFGRGLPMAADNQSKWSYAKPLLGAVKVGCEQIEGASAAYRDLLRIRSTEGVFSLDTAERVQSKLGFPLSGTEETPGVITMTLGDLVVVFNATPDAQEQRIAELAGEGYALHKAQASGADPIVKGSSYEKESGTFAVPGRTVAVFARTA, via the coding sequence GTGATACCTAGATGGCCGGCGTCGCCCAGGCGCCGAACCGCGCAGGCCGGACGGGTCGCCGCGGTCACCGTGACCGCGCTGGCCGCAGCGCTCGTCCAGCCGCTGGCGGCGCGGGCCGGGACCCCGCCCGCGCCCCCGTCGGACGCGAGGCTCGCGGCCGAACCCGCCCGGCACGACGTCACCCGCGAGCAGTTCTACTTCGTGCTCCCGGACCGCTTCGCCAACGGCGACACCGGCAACGACAAGGGCGGACTGACCGGTTCGCGCCTCTCGACCGGGTACGACCCCACCGACAAGGGCTTCTACCAGGGCGGCGACCTCAAGGGTCTGACCAAGAAGCTCGACTACATCAAGGGCCTCGGCACCACCTCCATCTGGATGGCGCCGATCTTCAAGAACCAGCCCGTGCAGGGGACGGGTGCGAATGCCTCCGCCGGCTACCACGGGTACTGGATCACCGACTTCACCCAGGTCGACCCGCACTTCGGGACCAACCAGGACCTGGAGAACCTCATCGCCAAGGCGCACGCCAAGGGCATGAAGGTCTACTTCGACGTCATCACCAACCACACCGCCGACGTCGTCGACTACGAGGAGAAGTCCTACGACTACCTCGCCAAGGGCGCCTTCCCGTACCTGACGAAGGACGGCGAGCCCTTCGACGACGCCGACTATGCGGGAACAGGGGACTTCCCCGAGGTCGACGCCGACTCCTTCCCCCGTACGCCCAAGGCAGCCAAGAACAACAAGGTCCCGTCGTGGCTCAACGACCCGACGATGTACCACAACCGGGGCGATTCCACCTTCGCCGGCGAGAGCGCCCTGCACGGTGACTTCTCCGGGCTCGACGACCTGTGGACCGAGCGTCCCGAGGTGGTCAGCGGGATGGAGAAGATCTACCAGCGGTGGGTCAGGGACTTCGACATCGACGGCTTCCGCATCGACACCGTGAAGCACGTCAACATGGAGTTCTGGACCCAGTGGGCCACCGCCCTCGACTCCTACGCGGCCCAGCAGGGCCGGGACGACTTCTTCATGTTCGGCGAGGTGTACTCGGCCGACCCGGACATCACGTCCCCGTACGTCACCCAGGGCCGCCTGGACGCCACGCTCGACTTCCCCTTCCAGGAGGCGGCCCGGCAGTACGCCTCCCAGGGCGGCAGCGCGCAGCGGCTCGCGTCCGTATTCGGCGCGGACTACAAGTACACGACCGGCAAGGCCAACGCGTACGAGCAGGTCACCTTCCTCGGCAACCATGACATGGGCCGCATCGGGTACTTCCTGAACCAGGACGACAAGGACGCGACCGACGCCGAGCTGCTGAAGAAGGCGAAGCTCGCCAACGAGCTGATGTTCCTCAACCGCGGCAACCCGGTCGTCTACTACGGCGACGAGCAGGGCTTCACCGGCTCCGGCGGCGACAAGGACGCCCGCCAGACCCTGTTCGCCTCCAAGACCGCCGACTACCTGGCCGACGACCAGATCGGCACCGACCGCACCCACGCCGAGGACGCCTACGACACGAGTGCACCGCTCTACAAGCAGATCAGTGCTCTCGCCAAGCTCCGCAAGGCCCACCCGGCCCTGACGGACGGCGTCCAGACCGAGCGCTACGCGGCCGACGGCGCCGGCGTCTACGCCGTCTCCCGCACCGACGCGAAGACGGGCACCGAGTACGTCGTCGCCTTCAACAACGCGGACGACGCGAAGACGGCGACCTTCGCGACCGGTTCCGCGAACATGGCGTTCCGGGGCATCTACGGCACCGACACGGCGGACACCACCGTCACCTCCGACGCCGACAAGAAGCTCACCGTCACCGTCCCCGCCGGATCCGCCGTGGTCCTCAAGGCCACCGGCCGCCTCGGCGCCCCCGCCGCCAAGCCGACCCTCACCCTCAAGGCCCCGGCCACCGGCGCCACCGGCACCGTCGAGATCGGCGCCGACGTCGACGGCGGACAGCTCAACCGCGTCGTCTTCGCCGCCCAGACCGGCGACGGCAAGTGGCGGACGCTCGGCTCCGCCGACCACGCCCCGTACAAGGTCACCCAGGTCATCGGCAAGGACGTACCGGCCGGCACCGCCCTGCGCTACAAGGCCGTCGTGATCGACTCGGCCGGCCGTACCGCGAGCGCCACCGCCGCCTCCACCACCGGCACCCCGCCCGCCGAGGAGATCCCCACCGCCTCCTCCCGGGACTACGCGATCGTCCACTACAAGCGCGCGGACGGCGACTACACGAACTGGGGCCTGTACGCCTGGGGCGACCTCGCCGAGGGCGAGTCCACCAACTGGCCCGACAGCCACCCCTTCATCGGCCGGGACGCCTACGGCGCCTTCGCCTACGTCAAGCTGAAGCCGGGCGCCTCCAGCATCGGGTACCTGGTCATCGACAAGGACGGCAACAAGGACGTCTCCGCCGACCGCACGATCGACGTCACCAAGCACGGCGAGATCTGGATCGAGCAGGGCAAGGAGGCCGTACAGACCGAGCGGCCCGAGTACCCGGCGCAGGACAAGACCAAGGCGGTCCTGCACTACCACCGCGCGGACGGCAACTACGACGGCTGGGGCCTGCACACCTGGACGGGTGCCGCGAACCCCACCGAGTGGTCGAACCCGCTGAAGCCGGTGAAGACTGATGCCTATGGCGCGGTTTTCGAGGTACCGCTCACCGACGGTGCCACCAGCCTCAGCTACATCCTGCACAAGGGCGACGAGAAGGACCTGCCCGCCGACCAGTCGCTGGACCTCAAGGCCAACGGCCACGAGGTGTGGCTGGTGAGCGGCCAGGAGAAGTACCTCCTCCCGCAGCCCGCGGGCAGCGCGGCCGCGCTCGACCTGACCACCTCCAAGGCGGTCTGGATCGACCGGAACACCGTCGCCTGGAACGGCTCCGAGGCGGCCGCCTCCACCCAACTGCTCTACTCCGGCACCGGCTCGATCGCCGTCAAGGACGGCGCCCTGACCGGCGACGACCAGCAGTGGCTGCGCCTGTCGAAGAGCACGCTCAGCGACGCCCAGAAGGCGAAGTTCCCGCACCTGAAGGCGTACACCGCCTGGACCGTCGACCCCCGTGACCGGGACCGGGTCCGCGAGGCCCTGCGCGGCCAGGTCGTCGCCTCCCAGCGCGCGGCCAACGGCGCCGTCCTCACCGCGACCGGTGTGCAGATCGCGGGCGTCCTGGACGACCTGTACGACGCCACGCAGGCCGACCTCGGCCCGACGTTCAGCAAGGGGCGGCCCACGCTGTCCGTCTGGGCGCCCACCGCGCAGTCCGTCAAGCTGGAGATCGGTGACTCCACCGTCGCCATGAAGCGGAACGCGACCACCGGCGTCTGGTCCGTCACCGGCCCGACGACCTGGAAGAACAAGCCCTACCGGTACGTCGTGAAGGTGTGGGCGCCCAGCGTCCGCCAAATCGTCACCAACAAGGTCACCGACCCCTACTCCCTCGCCCTGACCGCCGACTCCGCGCGCAGCCTCGTCGTCGACCTCGGCGACAAGTCGCTCGCCCCGGCGGGCTGGTCGACGTACACCAAGCCCAAGGCGGTGCCGCTGAAGGACGCGCAGATCCAGGAACTGCACGTCCGGGACTTCTCGGTGGAGGACCGCACGGCCTCCGACCGGGGCACCTACCGGGCCTTCACCGACAAGCTCAGCGACGGCTCCAAGCACCTGCGCAAGCTGGCCGAGGCGGGCACCTCGTACGTCCATCTGCTGCCCGCCTTCGACATCGCCACGATCCCCGAACTCCGCAAGGACCAGGCGACCGCCGACTGCGATCTGGCCTCCTACCCGGCCGACTCCGAGGAGCAGCAGGCGTGCGTGGCGAAGATCGCCGCGAAGGACGCCTACAACTGGGGCTACGACCCGTACCACTACACGGTCCCCGAGGGCTCCTACTCGACCGACCCGGACGGCACCACCCGCAACGTCGAGTTCCGTCAGATGGTCAAGGCGCTCAACGAGGACGGCCTCAGGGTCGTCATGGACGTGGTCTACAACCACACCGCCGCCGGCGGCCAGGCGCAGACCTCCGTCCTCGACCGGATCGTGCCCGGCTACTACCAGCGGCTCCTCGCCGACGGCTCGGTCGCCAACAGCACCTGCTGCGCCAACACGGCCACCGAGAACGCCATGATGGGCAAGCTCGTCGTGGACTCGATCGTCACCTGGGCCAAGGAGTACAAGGTCGACGGCTTCCGCTTCGACCTCATGGGCCACCACCCGAAGGAGAACATCCTCGCGGTCCGCAAGGCCCTCGACGCGCTGACCCTGGAGAAGGACGGCGTCGACGGCAAGAAGATCATCCTGTACGGCGAGGGCTGGAACTTCGGCGAGATCGCCGACGACGCCCGCTTCGTCCAGGCCACCCAGAAGAACATGGCCGGCACCGGCGTCGCCACCTTCTCCGACCGCGCCCGTGACGCGGTGCGCGGCGGCGGCCCCTTCGACGAGGACCCGGGCATCCAGGGCTTCGCCTCCGGCCTGTACACCGAGCCCAACTCCTCGAAGAACAACGGCACCACGGCCGAGCAGAAGGCCCGGCTGCTGCACTACCAGGACCTGATCAAGGTGGGCCTGTCCGGCAACCTCGCCGGCTACCGGTTCACCGACACCAGCGGCAAGGAGGTCAAGGGCGCCGAGGTCGACTACAACGGCCAGCCCGCCGGTTACGCGGACGCCCCGGGCGACGCGCTCGCCTACGCCGACGCGCACGACAACGAGTCCCTGTTCGACGCCCTCGCGTTCAAGCTGCCCGCGACGACGAGCGCCGACGACCGGGCCCGGATGCAGGTCCTCGCCATGGCGACCGCCACCCTCTCGCAGGGCCCGGCGCTCTCCCAGGCGGGCACCGACCTGCTGCGCTCCAAGTCCCTGGACCGCAACTCCTACGACAGCGGCGACTGGTTCAACGCCATCCACTGGAACTGCGCGGACGGCAACGGCTTCGGCCGCGGGCTGCCGATGGCCGCCGACAACCAGTCCAAGTGGTCGTACGCCAAGCCGCTGCTCGGCGCGGTGAAGGTGGGCTGCGAGCAGATCGAGGGGGCCTCGGCCGCGTACCGTGACCTGCTGCGGATCCGCTCGACGGAGGGCGTGTTCTCGCTCGACACCGCGGAGCGGGTGCAGTCGAAGCTCGGCTTCCCGCTGTCCGGCACGGAGGAGACGCCCGGTGTGATCACCATGACGCTCGGCGACCTCGTGGTCGTGTTCAACGCGACCCCGGACGCGCAGGAGCAGCGGATCGCCGAACTGGCCGGAGAGGGCTACGCGTTGCACAAGGCGCAGGCATCGGGCGCGGATCCTATCGTCAAGGGTTCGTCCTACGAGAAGGAATCCGGCACCTTCGCCGTTCCGGGGCGCACTGTCGCGGTGTTCGCCCGAACCGCCTGA
- a CDS encoding fused response regulator/phosphatase, giving the protein MDGYDKRPGATTVLVVDDVAANRYAMGAVLRRAGHRVVPVASGGEALVELDARLHDGALPDVALVDVGLPDMSGFELCRRVRARPSTATLPVVHFSAAALGPRDRCRGLDAGGDAYLTVPAEPQEIQAVVRAAVRGARRRGDFELLAHRLTLLSETIVTVQAARCPSELADSAAMGAARLTGTEAVVFVLGPDGTLDTGTSRSRLALPDLSAHEEVTRLIGRLAQGRTGVHSTVVPAPLWPAGFFRPGRQDDARLVLAFTQERRTPVCIATPAHRTPPPRPVDDVSLLRLAQATAFAAGTLLMYQAERHIALTLQRSFLPEPRRLPELPDVDLVVRYVPASRDTEIGGDFYAAVRTPSGFLTAVGDVAGHSLEAATVMVELRHALRAYGVADGDPRALAERLDRMLQHYHPEVTATVCLVLADPATGRARIANAGHIPPLIVREGGQAEYVKVCGPLLGLGLDRPEPTELRLAPTDRLLMITDGLIETRGVDLAVSLDQLRTAAAEAPPGLAPLCDTLLRCFGHDREDDIAMLALRLG; this is encoded by the coding sequence ATGGACGGTTACGACAAGCGGCCGGGTGCGACCACCGTGCTGGTCGTGGACGACGTGGCGGCGAACCGGTACGCCATGGGCGCCGTGCTGCGGCGCGCCGGACACCGGGTGGTGCCCGTGGCGAGCGGGGGCGAGGCGCTCGTGGAGCTCGACGCGCGGCTGCACGACGGCGCGCTGCCCGATGTGGCGCTGGTGGACGTCGGGCTGCCGGACATGAGCGGCTTCGAACTGTGCCGCCGGGTGCGGGCCCGGCCCTCCACCGCGACGCTGCCCGTCGTCCACTTCTCCGCCGCCGCCCTCGGCCCGCGCGACCGGTGCCGGGGCCTGGACGCGGGCGGCGATGCCTATCTGACCGTGCCGGCCGAGCCGCAGGAGATCCAGGCCGTGGTCCGGGCGGCGGTGCGCGGGGCGCGTCGGCGCGGTGACTTCGAACTGCTCGCACACCGGCTGACGCTGCTGTCCGAGACGATCGTCACCGTGCAGGCGGCCCGCTGCCCCAGCGAGCTGGCCGACTCCGCCGCCATGGGCGCGGCCCGGCTCACCGGGACCGAAGCCGTCGTCTTCGTGCTCGGCCCCGACGGCACGCTCGACACCGGCACCTCCAGGAGCCGGCTCGCGCTGCCCGACCTCAGTGCCCACGAGGAGGTGACCCGGCTGATCGGCCGGCTCGCCCAGGGCCGCACCGGAGTGCACAGCACCGTGGTGCCCGCCCCGCTGTGGCCCGCCGGGTTCTTCCGGCCCGGACGCCAGGACGACGCCCGGCTGGTGCTGGCGTTCACCCAGGAACGGCGGACCCCGGTGTGCATCGCCACGCCCGCGCACCGCACTCCGCCACCGCGGCCCGTGGACGACGTCTCCCTCCTGCGGCTCGCCCAGGCCACCGCCTTCGCAGCCGGAACCCTGCTGATGTACCAGGCGGAACGGCACATCGCGCTCACCCTCCAGCGCAGCTTCCTGCCCGAGCCGCGGCGCCTGCCCGAACTGCCCGACGTCGACCTGGTCGTGCGGTACGTGCCCGCGTCCCGGGACACCGAGATCGGCGGCGACTTCTACGCCGCCGTGCGTACCCCGAGCGGCTTCCTCACCGCGGTCGGGGACGTCGCCGGGCACTCGCTGGAGGCGGCCACCGTGATGGTCGAGCTCCGGCACGCGCTGCGCGCCTACGGCGTGGCCGACGGTGACCCCAGGGCGCTCGCCGAACGGCTCGACCGGATGCTCCAGCACTACCACCCCGAGGTCACGGCCACCGTCTGCCTGGTGCTCGCCGACCCCGCCACCGGACGGGCCCGGATCGCCAACGCCGGTCACATCCCGCCGCTGATCGTGCGCGAGGGCGGACAGGCGGAGTACGTGAAGGTGTGCGGCCCGCTCCTCGGCCTCGGCCTGGACCGCCCCGAGCCCACCGAGCTCCGCCTCGCCCCCACCGACCGCCTCCTCATGATCACCGACGGTCTCATCGAGACCCGGGGCGTCGACCTCGCCGTATCCCTGGACCAGCTCCGCACGGCCGCCGCCGAAGCCCCACCGGGCCTCGCCCCCCTCTGCGACACCCTCCTGCGCTGCTTCGGCCACGACCGGGAGGACGACATCGCGATGCTGGCGCTGCGGCTAGGGTGA
- a CDS encoding 5-carboxymethyl-2-hydroxymuconate Delta-isomerase encodes MPQILVTRTGRDDVDWEGFASELNQLVVEKAAARLEACKTQVVRGEDVAVGDEVDGHGLVHVTIGLLAGRTDETKAELTEAVVELLRKFIGPMDGYRMTHVSAEVRDLDPSYRKAEF; translated from the coding sequence ATGCCACAGATTCTCGTCACCCGGACCGGGCGCGACGACGTCGACTGGGAAGGGTTCGCGAGCGAGCTGAACCAGCTGGTCGTCGAGAAGGCGGCCGCGCGTCTGGAGGCATGCAAGACGCAGGTCGTGCGCGGGGAGGATGTCGCGGTCGGCGACGAGGTCGACGGGCACGGCCTCGTGCACGTCACGATCGGCCTGCTCGCCGGTCGCACCGACGAGACGAAGGCGGAGCTGACCGAGGCGGTGGTGGAGCTGCTGCGCAAGTTCATCGGGCCGATGGACGGCTACCGCATGACGCACGTCTCCGCCGAGGTCCGCGACCTCGATCCGTCGTACCGCAAGGCCGAGTTCTAG
- a CDS encoding TetR/AcrR family transcriptional regulator, producing the protein MTTGVRRRMGVEERRQQLIGVALELFSRRSPDEVSIDEIASAAGISRPLVYHYFPGKLSLYEAALKRASDDLASRFVEPHDGPLGARLLRVMRRYFDFVDEHGPGFSALMRGGPAVGSSTTNALIDSVRQAAYDQILSHLRVEHPPARLELVVRSWISLAESTALIWLDGRRIPRAELEVQLVQDFAALAAVSAAHDPELTALLRRLLKDEPADGPFTDLAARLITLAGEDR; encoded by the coding sequence ATGACTACCGGGGTACGCCGCAGAATGGGTGTCGAGGAGCGACGACAGCAGTTGATCGGCGTCGCCCTCGAACTCTTCAGCCGCCGCTCGCCGGACGAGGTCTCCATCGACGAGATAGCGTCCGCCGCGGGTATCTCGCGTCCGCTGGTGTACCACTACTTCCCCGGCAAACTCAGCCTGTACGAGGCCGCGTTGAAGCGGGCCTCGGACGATCTGGCGTCCCGGTTCGTGGAACCGCACGACGGTCCGCTGGGGGCGCGGCTGCTGCGGGTGATGCGCCGCTACTTCGACTTCGTCGACGAGCACGGGCCCGGTTTCTCGGCGCTGATGCGCGGCGGCCCGGCGGTCGGCTCCTCGACCACGAACGCGCTCATCGACTCCGTACGGCAGGCGGCGTACGACCAGATTCTTTCGCATCTGCGGGTCGAGCACCCGCCCGCGCGTCTTGAACTGGTCGTCCGCTCCTGGATCTCGCTCGCCGAGTCGACGGCGCTGATCTGGCTGGACGGCCGGCGCATCCCGCGGGCCGAGCTGGAGGTCCAGCTGGTGCAGGACTTCGCCGCGCTGGCCGCCGTCAGCGCCGCCCATGACCCGGAGCTGACGGCACTGCTGCGCCGCCTGCTCAAGGACGAGCCGGCCGACGGCCCGTTCACCGACCTGGCGGCGCGGCTGATCACGCTGGCGGGCGAGGACCGGTAG
- a CDS encoding PDR/VanB family oxidoreductase, with protein MARLRTLVVVAGAALVVRRAMRRRIQDSPLWPMPALDEPISGRPRSRALRLLVTAHETVADGVVRLRLEGHDLPRWEPGAHLDLVLPSGLVRQYSLCGDPEDTSAYTVATRLVEDGRGGSREVHEQVREGLELEVRGPRNRFPLVEAPAYVFVAGGIGITPILPMLRSLPEGTDWRLLYGGRTRASMPFLEEVEKLDAGQGQVRIVAADEDGLPDLDALFAAAPEGAAVYCCGPEGLMAAVEERAPQVHLERFTPSASTAGNEAFEVELRRSGRVLTVPADSTVLAAVRKELPDTLYSCEQGFCGTCQQRVLAGEVEHRDELLTDAERDDSMLICVSRARGERLVLDM; from the coding sequence ATGGCCAGGCTGCGGACGTTGGTGGTCGTCGCGGGCGCCGCGCTGGTCGTCCGACGGGCGATGCGCCGCCGGATCCAGGACTCGCCGCTGTGGCCGATGCCCGCCCTGGACGAGCCGATCTCCGGGCGGCCCCGGTCGCGGGCGCTGCGACTGCTGGTGACCGCGCACGAGACGGTCGCCGACGGGGTCGTACGGCTGCGGCTCGAAGGGCACGATCTGCCGCGCTGGGAGCCCGGCGCCCATCTGGACCTGGTGCTGCCGTCGGGTCTGGTCCGGCAGTACTCGCTGTGCGGGGACCCGGAGGACACCTCCGCGTACACCGTCGCCACCCGGCTGGTGGAGGACGGGCGGGGCGGTTCGCGCGAGGTGCACGAGCAGGTGCGGGAAGGGCTTGAGCTGGAGGTGCGCGGGCCGCGGAACCGGTTCCCGCTCGTCGAGGCGCCCGCCTATGTCTTCGTCGCCGGGGGCATCGGGATCACGCCGATCCTGCCGATGCTGCGGTCCCTGCCCGAGGGCACCGACTGGCGGCTGCTGTACGGCGGGCGGACGCGGGCGTCGATGCCGTTCCTGGAGGAGGTCGAGAAGCTGGACGCCGGACAGGGCCAGGTGCGGATCGTCGCCGCCGACGAGGACGGGCTGCCCGATCTGGACGCGCTGTTCGCGGCGGCCCCGGAGGGCGCGGCCGTCTACTGCTGCGGTCCCGAGGGGCTCATGGCGGCGGTGGAGGAGCGGGCCCCGCAGGTCCATCTGGAGCGGTTCACGCCCAGCGCCTCGACCGCCGGGAACGAGGCCTTCGAGGTGGAACTGCGGCGCAGCGGGCGGGTGTTGACGGTCCCGGCGGACTCCACCGTGCTGGCCGCCGTACGCAAGGAGCTGCCGGACACGCTGTACTCCTGCGAGCAGGGGTTCTGCGGGACCTGCCAACAGCGGGTGCTGGCGGGTGAGGTGGAGCACCGGGACGAGCTGCTCACGGACGCGGAGCGTGACGACTCGATGCTGATCTGTGTGTCACGGGCACGCGGTGAGCGGCTGGTGCTGGACATGTGA
- a CDS encoding metal-dependent hydrolase has product MSNKQARVPRPVEEERIALKARKVSFSWEDTPLHWVPGDPFATHTINVLHLLLPAGERWFVHVYKQVLPYIRDERLREDVIGFIGQEAMHSQAHDEVLPHLKELGLDPTPYTAQVDWFFEKLLGDRTLPPGRARRWWLMERVALIAAIEHYTAFLGDWVLNAEELDRRGADPTMLDLLRWHGAEEVEHRSVAFELFMHVDGSYRRRARTWALAFTALVFLWQRGARFFMENDPTLLEGKASFRAFYVRGRRGVLPSTEDMLRSIPRYLSREYHPSQEGSTEQAVAYLASSPAAVAALAAEKGAK; this is encoded by the coding sequence ATGTCTAACAAGCAGGCCCGGGTGCCCCGACCCGTCGAGGAAGAGCGGATCGCGCTGAAGGCGCGCAAGGTGTCCTTCTCGTGGGAGGACACCCCGTTGCACTGGGTGCCGGGGGATCCGTTCGCCACGCACACCATCAATGTGCTGCATCTGCTGCTGCCGGCCGGTGAGCGGTGGTTCGTGCATGTGTACAAGCAGGTCCTGCCGTACATCCGGGACGAGCGGCTGCGTGAGGACGTCATCGGGTTCATCGGCCAGGAGGCGATGCACTCCCAGGCCCATGACGAGGTGCTGCCGCATCTGAAGGAGCTGGGCCTCGATCCGACGCCGTACACCGCGCAGGTGGACTGGTTCTTCGAGAAGCTGCTCGGCGACCGGACCCTGCCGCCGGGCCGGGCGCGGCGCTGGTGGCTGATGGAGCGGGTCGCGCTGATCGCGGCCATCGAGCACTACACCGCCTTCCTCGGCGACTGGGTGCTCAACGCGGAGGAGCTGGACCGGCGCGGGGCCGATCCCACCATGCTGGACCTGCTGCGCTGGCACGGCGCCGAAGAGGTCGAGCACCGGTCCGTGGCCTTCGAGCTGTTCATGCATGTCGACGGGTCCTATCGGCGCCGTGCCCGGACCTGGGCGCTGGCGTTCACGGCGCTGGTGTTCCTGTGGCAGCGCGGGGCCCGCTTCTTCATGGAGAACGACCCGACCCTGCTCGAGGGCAAGGCGAGCTTCCGCGCCTTCTACGTCCGGGGCCGGCGCGGAGTGCTGCCCTCCACCGAGGACATGCTCCGCTCGATTCCCCGCTATCTGAGCCGGGAGTACCACCCCTCCCAGGAGGGCTCCACCGAGCAGGCGGTCGCCTATCTGGCCTCCTCCCCCGCCGCCGTCGCCGCGCTCGCCGCGGAGAAGGGGGCCAAGTGA
- a CDS encoding tetratricopeptide repeat protein: MNSDWEDRVTAAWATFDEYPEERAADFRAVIDALVAELPDDSPLGPFERACAWDSTGHSDRAVPLYREALALGLTGYKGRRAKIQLSSSLRNVGQAEEGVKLLTPELDAPSDELDDAVRATLALCLSSLGRDREGLSLVLGALAPHLPRYQRSMANYARALVEPEG; the protein is encoded by the coding sequence GTGAACAGCGACTGGGAAGACCGCGTGACCGCCGCCTGGGCGACCTTCGACGAGTACCCCGAGGAGCGGGCCGCCGACTTCCGGGCCGTGATCGACGCCCTCGTCGCCGAGCTCCCCGACGACAGTCCGCTCGGCCCCTTCGAGCGGGCCTGCGCCTGGGACTCCACGGGCCACTCGGACCGGGCGGTCCCGCTGTACCGGGAGGCCCTCGCCCTCGGCCTGACCGGCTACAAGGGCCGCCGGGCGAAGATCCAGCTGTCCAGCTCGCTGCGGAACGTCGGACAGGCCGAGGAGGGCGTCAAGCTGCTGACGCCGGAACTGGACGCGCCCTCGGACGAGTTGGACGACGCGGTACGGGCCACGCTCGCCCTCTGCCTGTCCAGCCTCGGCCGGGACCGCGAGGGGCTGTCGCTGGTGCTCGGGGCGCTGGCGCCCCATCTGCCGCGCTATCAGCGGTCGATGGCCAACTATGCGCGGGCCCTTGTGGAGCCCGAGGGCTGA